A stretch of Desulfitobacterium dichloroeliminans LMG P-21439 DNA encodes these proteins:
- the aroH gene encoding chorismate mutase: MAGMRGIRGAITIQENDAEQIRQATHELLEEIVRRNSLAPADIVSAIFTLTKDLDAAFPAAFARQLGWDRVPMLCLNEIPVPGSLPRCIRVLLHVESPLSQEEIQPVYLRDAVNLRRDLMENADVD; this comes from the coding sequence ATACAAGAAAATGATGCAGAACAAATACGTCAAGCAACTCATGAGCTCCTAGAGGAAATAGTAAGGCGGAATTCATTAGCCCCAGCGGATATTGTTAGTGCGATTTTCACATTAACAAAGGATTTAGATGCTGCATTTCCTGCAGCTTTCGCTCGTCAGCTGGGCTGGGATCGCGTCCCGATGCTTTGCCTCAATGAAATCCCTGTTCCAGGGTCTCTACCCCGATGTATCCGCGTTTTGCTTCATGTAGAAAGCCCTTTGTCACAGGAGGAAATCCAACCTGTTTATCTAAGGGATGCAGTAAATCTGCGTAGAGATCTGATGGAGAATGCAGATGTGGATTAA